DNA from Demetria terragena DSM 11295:
GCACCTCGATCACCGTCGCTCCGAGACTGCGAGCGTTCGCAGCCAGGTCAACGGGCAGAACGTCGCCACCCAGTCGTCCCTCGGGATCGCGATAGCGATAACTCGTGCCGAACCGCTGCGAGCCGAGGGACTCCGACAAGGAGCCAATCGAGTGAAATCCATGATTCTGGACCAACACAACAATGACCTTGATTCGTTCCTGAACCGCGGTCACGAGTTCGGTTGGCATCATGAGGTATCCGCCGTCACCCACCATCGCGAAGACGTCCCGGTCGGGGTCGGCGAGGCGAATGCCGATGGACGCCGGGACCTCGTATCCCATGCATGAGTAGCCGTATTCGACGTGGTATCCCTTGCGGTCGCGCACCCGCCAGAGCTTGTGTAGGTCGCCGGGCATGGAACCAGCGGCGCATAGCACCACATCCCGGGGGTCACTTAGTTCGTTCACGGCGCCGAGCACGCTGCCCTGAGTGAGCAGGCCATCGGTGAGTGCGTCCGTCACCTCTGCTGGCGGGTCGTACGCCTCCGTCACCTGCGCGTCCCACTCTTGCCAGAGCGAAGCCTGCTCCGTGCGGTAGGTGTCCTCGACACTCCAGCCGTCGAGTTCACTCGTCAATGCAGTCAACGCTTCTCGTGCGTCGGCGACGACAGTGAGCGCCGATTGCTTTCCAGCATCAAAGTTCGCGATGTTGAGGTTGACGAAGCGCACGTCAGGGTGCCCGAATGCGGTGCGCGAGGCAGTGGTGAAGTCGCTATAGCGGGTGCCGATGCCGATGACGAGGTCTGCGTGCTCGGCGACCGTGTTCGCGGCGGTTGTGCCTGTCGAGCCTACGGCGCCGAGCAGTTGTGGGTGACCGTGGGGGAGCGACCCCTTGCCGGCCTGAGACTCCCCGACTGGAACGCCGGTGGCCGCGCAGAACTCCGCGAGCGCATCCTCGGCCTGCGCGTAGTGCACCCCGCCGCCGGCAACGATCATCGGACGCCTGGAAGCGCGGATCAGGTTGGCAGCAGCGGTAATTCGGCCGCTCTCAGCAGGTGGTCGGGCAACATTCCAGGTTCGATCCTCAAACAGTTCGACTGGCCAGTCGTGGGCCTCCGCCTGAACATCCTGGGGAAGGGAAAGGGTCACCGCGCCGGTTTCCACCGGGTCGGTAAGTACTCGCATGGCCGCGAGCAACGCCGACGGAAGTTGCTCGGCCCGGGTGACCTCGTCGAAGTAGCGCGAGACTGGCCGGAAGGCGTCGTTGACGGTGATGTCACCGGCATACGGCACCTCTAACTCCTGCAGCACCGGCGACGAACGCCGGGTGGCGAATGTCCCTGAGGGCAAAAGCAGCACGGGAATGCGGTTGATGGTCGCGAGCGCAGCACCGGTGAGCATGTTGGTCGAGCCTGGGCCAACGGACGCCGTGCATGCCCACGTCTGGAGTCGGTCGCGCTGCCGGGCGTAAGCGACCGAAGTGTGCACCATCGCTTGTTCATTGCGGGCCAACACATAAGGAAGCCGTGGCGTCTCGCCCGCCGCGATCGCCGCATCCTCCTGCTGCAGCAGCGCCTGGCCGACGCCGGCGACGTTGCCATGGCCGAAGATGCCAAAGCACCCGGCGAACAGCTTCTGGCGATTTCCATCGCGTTCAGTCCACTGCTTTCCTAGGAACTCTACGATCGCCTGAGCGACAGTCAGTCGCACTGTGCCTGAACAGAATTCGTTCATGACTTTCCTCCCAAGGGAAGGCGAGGGTCAATCTCCTGGTCACCCCAGGCGTCGCGTACCCACCCGTGATTCGGGTCATCACAGATCAACCAGGCGCGCTCGTCGCCTGGCCCAGCCATGACGTTGAGGTAGTAAAGGTCGTACCCCGGGGGCGCCGTCGCAGGTCCATGCCAGCCGTG
Protein-coding regions in this window:
- the iolD gene encoding 3D-(3,5/4)-trihydroxycyclohexane-1,2-dione acylhydrolase (decyclizing) translates to MNEFCSGTVRLTVAQAIVEFLGKQWTERDGNRQKLFAGCFGIFGHGNVAGVGQALLQQEDAAIAAGETPRLPYVLARNEQAMVHTSVAYARQRDRLQTWACTASVGPGSTNMLTGAALATINRIPVLLLPSGTFATRRSSPVLQELEVPYAGDITVNDAFRPVSRYFDEVTRAEQLPSALLAAMRVLTDPVETGAVTLSLPQDVQAEAHDWPVELFEDRTWNVARPPAESGRITAAANLIRASRRPMIVAGGGVHYAQAEDALAEFCAATGVPVGESQAGKGSLPHGHPQLLGAVGSTGTTAANTVAEHADLVIGIGTRYSDFTTASRTAFGHPDVRFVNLNIANFDAGKQSALTVVADAREALTALTSELDGWSVEDTYRTEQASLWQEWDAQVTEAYDPPAEVTDALTDGLLTQGSVLGAVNELSDPRDVVLCAAGSMPGDLHKLWRVRDRKGYHVEYGYSCMGYEVPASIGIRLADPDRDVFAMVGDGGYLMMPTELVTAVQERIKVIVVLVQNHGFHSIGSLSESLGSQRFGTSYRYRDPEGRLGGDVLPVDLAANARSLGATVIEVHSRAELEQAIAEAKAAPDNGGPVVIHVETDPLVHAPDSRSWWDVPVSQTAQLDSTREAYEEYLKHQSGQRAYLTPPNTPTPPDLVSTSSTDVRPGSTDVRPTTPVELVETPKENP